In Ruminiclostridium josui JCM 17888, the genomic window AACCTTGTACTGCTTATCCGCATCCCATTTGTTGTCTTTTAAGAGCGGGAGCTGGGATGAAAGGTAGCTGATTGATTTGAGATCGCAATTGACCAGACGCAGTACCGAGTCCGCTTCCATGAGGGCAACAGCGGAGAGGATGTCGTTGGCGATATAGCTGCTGCAGTCGATGATAACGTATGGCGCAACATCCCGCAGATGATCGAGCAATTCTGTGGCAAGCTCCGCGTTATAGGGCGGGTAGGTGAACACATTCTCTCCCTTGAGCATGCCGATTAGGGTTAAATAGCTGATTTTCTTATGGGTGATGCAGTTCTGTTTAATCAGGGTATCTGTCACATGGGTTGCAGCCAGAATACTGCCCAGCGACCGTTCCCATTCAAGGTCAGAGGGCGGGCAGATGCAGGGCAGCATGGGTGCAGTCATGTCACATAAAAGCAGCACTACATTGCGCTTTTTGTCTGCCAGATGCTTGGCCAGCTTGACACTGACGGTGGTCTTGCCGGAGGAGGGGCTGCCCCATACGGCCAGCACCTGAACATCCTTTTCAGATTCCGCAGCCTGCGCCTCAACACCGGTGTTTCGGGAGAAAATGCTGCCTTTGATAAAATTAAGCATTTATTCTCCCTCCTTTGGCGTGTCGGGTTTTATATTTCCGGTATTCTCTGCCCCGATTGACTCTGTTTTTTCTTCTCCTGTTTGCACCTTGGCGGAGGGATACAATTCTTCGATTACCTTGTCCTGTGCCTCAATAAACTTGGCGGCATTCTCCTTGCTGCCCCGGTACACGAGGGACAGGTGCAGCTTGCCGTCCGCCTCCAGCTCGGCAAGGATTTTCGATTGCTCCGGCGATGCCAGAAGGGTGACGGTGCTTGGGAGCTGCTTTTCATCCTCATTCCCCCGCTGTCCGCCGGTGTCAGTATCATAGCCGGTGTTGGCGGTGACGGCAATGACCTCCACATACTTAAGCTCCGCAGGAATGACGGTCGTGCCTCGCTTTTTGTAGTCGGGAGCTATGACTGATACGATGTCGCCAGTGATCAGCTTGCCGGACAGACCGGTGGCGAAACTTTTGAGCGTCACGGAGATGGCCTGCTTTTCACCATCGAGGTGGTAAAGATAGGCATTTTCTGCCGCAGGCACATCGGTGAGCTTGGAGCTTAAGATGTAGTCGCCTGCAGCCATATCAGCCGCAGCGTATTTTCCGATAGCCGTATCCACATCTTTGACTACGTTTTTCGGCAGGTTGTAGCTGCCGATCTCCACAGTTTTCAGCATCTCCCTGGTGATCTGATCTCCGGCTTTGATATCCTTGATGACACGGACAATGTCGGTTTTTTGGGAGATACCGGAGTTAAAAAGCGGCGCTACCACAAAGCAAATCAAAAGAGACAGCACAATGCAGATGACACCGAGTACGGTTCTGTTTTTTATAAAGCTCATAGGGTGATTCCTCCTGTGTTCATGAAATATATGGCGATACAGCCGATAGATAGAAAAGGTGCAAGAGGGTATGCTTTGGGGCATTCCCTCCCGCGCAGTCTTTGGACTATGGCATGAAAAACATAAAAAAGAAGCATGGCGGTAAGTCCAATGACCATGGCCGCAATGCTTCCTATGAAACCGAGGACAATACCCGATGCCGCCAAAAGCAGGGCAATAAAAATGCCACCCTGCATAAAGAGCGGCAGATTAGCCTGCATAATTGAACATCTCCTGGATGCGCTCCTTTAAGGTCGGCAATACCGTTTCGCCAAACAGGGCATAGAGTCCGGCCAGCACGAGTCCGCCGATGACCACAGCCATTAAAATTTTGATTGCCGTATCCACAAAATTTTCACCGCACTGTGATCTCAGGATAGCTTTTGCCATCAGTGTCTTCCCAGTAATTTTATTCATTATTCTGGTCGCAAATTTTCTCATCATGTTCTAACCTCCATAAATTTAATTTTTCATTGATTTCCTGCTTTTTCGGTGATTTCTGGGCTTTTCAATCGTGTTAATTTGTGCAGTGTTGACTTTCTACACAAAA contains:
- a CDS encoding AAA family ATPase, whose product is MLNFIKGSIFSRNTGVEAQAAESEKDVQVLAVWGSPSSGKTTVSVKLAKHLADKKRNVVLLLCDMTAPMLPCICPPSDLEWERSLGSILAATHVTDTLIKQNCITHKKISYLTLIGMLKGENVFTYPPYNAELATELLDHLRDVAPYVIIDCSSYIANDILSAVALMEADSVLRLVNCDLKSISYLSSQLPLLKDNKWDADKQYKVASNIKTNQASEHIEQVLGNVAFKIPHSDELENQALAGDLFRDLVFKDSRGFRKEIEKISKEVFGI
- the cpaB gene encoding Flp pilus assembly protein CpaB, translated to MSFIKNRTVLGVICIVLSLLICFVVAPLFNSGISQKTDIVRVIKDIKAGDQITREMLKTVEIGSYNLPKNVVKDVDTAIGKYAAADMAAGDYILSSKLTDVPAAENAYLYHLDGEKQAISVTLKSFATGLSGKLITGDIVSVIAPDYKKRGTTVIPAELKYVEVIAVTANTGYDTDTGGQRGNEDEKQLPSTVTLLASPEQSKILAELEADGKLHLSLVYRGSKENAAKFIEAQDKVIEELYPSAKVQTGEEKTESIGAENTGNIKPDTPKEGE
- a CDS encoding DUF6133 family protein; the encoded protein is MRKFATRIMNKITGKTLMAKAILRSQCGENFVDTAIKILMAVVIGGLVLAGLYALFGETVLPTLKERIQEMFNYAG